The genomic region CACCGGCTCGCTCCTCACCGCCGTGCCGCTCACCCCGGCGGGCATCGGCGTCGTCGAGACGGGCGTGATCGCCGTGCTCACGGTCGCGTACGGGGTGCCGCAGACGGAAGCGCTCGCCATCACCCTCGTGGACCGGGCGATCAGCGTCCTCTCGATCATCGTCATCGGGTCGATCGTCTACGCAGTCTCGCCGAAGCGCCGAGGCGCCGGGCTTCGCCATCCGGACGGGAGCGTGGCCACCGCCTGAGGGCGGGTGGCGCACGTCCGGATCGTTCGCGACCCCACCGGGCCGCTCCGGCGATACCCCGCCCGCCGCTCCGAGCCGGTACGAACGGGGGATACAGGGGGGACGGTCCACGCTCGATAGTGGCCGCACGAGGACCACCTCGACCGCGACCACGGAGCGCCCGAACGGCACGATGACGATCCAGAACAGCCGCGCCTTCAACGAGTGGCTGCGCGGTCAGCTCAAGGCCAAGAAGATGTCGCAGCGGCAGCTCGCCCAGCAGTCTGGCGTTGACCACTCGACGATCTCGCGTCTCATCCGTGGCGACCGAATGCCGTCGCTCGGGACCGCGACGAAGCTCGCCCGCGGCCTGCGCGAGCTTCGAGAGGACGCCGACACGACGCAGTATCTCGGCCTCATCTCGGCCGGACCCACGAACCCCACCGCCCGCGTCGAATACGCCCTTCGCGCCGACGAGGCACTGGGCGAGGTCCAGGTCCGGCAGATCATGGAGTACTACCTCGCCGTCCGGATGCGCCGCTTCGGCCGGCCGTTGCCGCCGGCGAACACGGACAATGCGCCGAACCGCGCCCAGGATCGCCCCCCGATGCGAGGCTACGGAGCCTCCGCGCCGAGCGCCGGGGTTCCGGTGACCGCCGGCGCGGGGCCGCAGCCACGGATGATCCCTACCCGAACCCTCAGCCGACCGACCGGCCGGACGCAGGGACGCTACTAGCACACCACAGGGCACGACCCGGTCGCCTCCACGTCCGGGTCTCGGGGACAGCGAGCGCCGGCCTCGGGGGGGGGCCGGCGTTCGTCATGCCCGGGCGCCAGCGACCGGGCTCACCGACCGGAGCCGGGCAGATAGACCGAGATCGTCCGACCCGGTGCGGCAACGAACCGATCGGCGAGACGCGGCTCCCCGTGTGTGGTTGAGCTCGTCATGGTGGCGAGGAGCGCACGCTCGGCCGGTCCGCCGCAGTCCGCCACGAACAGCGAATCGCAGACCACAACGATCGGCCCGGCGGGACCGCCGATCGGAACCCGATCCGTCACCGTCGCCCCGATGCGGCGGAGCGGGAAGAGATACGCCTCGGGCGTCTTGAACGCCGGCAGGCTGGCGATGAAGGTCGGCCGCGTGCCGGTCGATGCGGCGATCCGTCCGGCTGCGGTCTCGGCGGCGGGATAGCCGCCATCCGCCGCGACACCGGGCGGCCAGTGGACGACGTTCCAGGTCACGAGCGCCACGACGAGGGCGACGGCGCCGAGCTTCCCGGCGCGCTCCACGGTCGACTGCCCGCCGAAGGCGACGGCTGGCCGTCTTCGGACGACGATCTCCTCCGCATCGACCGGTCGACGCCGCCACATCGCGGCCGCGCCGAGCCCGACGACGACGAAGACGAGCGGGTCGAGGAAGGCGTGGTAGTGATCGACCGGCAGCGGGGTGACGGACGCGAGGCCGGAGATCGTCAGGCCGAGAACGAGGCAGCTCCAGAGCAGCGTGCCGCCGATCCATCGGACGAGCGCGCGCTCGGGGTCGGCGGCCATGCGGGATCGCCACACCGCGATGGCGATGACCCCGACCGCGGCGGTGACGCCGACGGCAAGCGCGTCGGTCAGGAGTCCGGTGAGGGGCCAGGCGAGGATGCGGAGCGAGACGAAGACCAACCGGACGAACGGTCCAGCCGCCGTGGCCTGGCCGCCACCCACGAGGAAGGCGACCGCCGCCCGGGTCTCGTGGAACCCGCTCTGGAGCTCCGAGACCGCGAGGGGAACGTAGGTAAGGATCACCAGGCCGATCGCTCCCGCGGCGACCCACGCAAGCGCCGTCCGGTCGCGGCCGGACCGGCGCCGCAGGTCCGCGACGAGCCACGCAACGAGTGGCGGCAGGAGGACGGCACCAAGGACGTGGCATTGCATCGTCGCCGCCTCCGCGAGGGCGACGAGGAGCCACCACCTCGCGCGCCGTGTCGACCAGGCCCGCCATGCCGCCGT from Chloroflexota bacterium harbors:
- a CDS encoding helix-turn-helix transcriptional regulator; protein product: MTIQNSRAFNEWLRGQLKAKKMSQRQLAQQSGVDHSTISRLIRGDRMPSLGTATKLARGLRELREDADTTQYLGLISAGPTNPTARVEYALRADEALGEVQVRQIMEYYLAVRMRRFGRPLPPANTDNAPNRAQDRPPMRGYGASAPSAGVPVTAGAGPQPRMIPTRTLSRPTGRTQGRY
- a CDS encoding glycosyltransferase family 39 protein, encoding MIRVDGSRRVVVSDRWAWPIAFGALVLLAAVLRLDGLAGRGTWDADQGHDLLVLTGFVQNGVWPLLGPPTSIGDFHHGALYYYLLAPAAWLGGGDPTMVVLEIAVLGTAAVGLVAGLARAVGGTAAGVVAGGLMAVSATAIDESTFIWNPNLVAFTSALAVTAAWRAWSTRRARWWLLVALAEAATMQCHVLGAVLLPPLVAWLVADLRRRSGRDRTALAWVAAGAIGLVILTYVPLAVSELQSGFHETRAAVAFLVGGGQATAAGPFVRLVFVSLRILAWPLTGLLTDALAVGVTAAVGVIAIAVWRSRMAADPERALVRWIGGTLLWSCLVLGLTISGLASVTPLPVDHYHAFLDPLVFVVVGLGAAAMWRRRPVDAEEIVVRRRPAVAFGGQSTVERAGKLGAVALVVALVTWNVVHWPPGVAADGGYPAAETAAGRIAASTGTRPTFIASLPAFKTPEAYLFPLRRIGATVTDRVPIGGPAGPIVVVCDSLFVADCGGPAERALLATMTSSTTHGEPRLADRFVAAPGRTISVYLPGSGR